CACAACAAGATACGATGTCAGTCaaatcaacaagcctgaccGCTCGATCCTACTAATATATGTTGTCTCTATTTTCGAATACAGGATATGCCATATCGCTATGCCTGAAAAGGAGAACAGTCTCTGGTTTCTGGTCTCTGGGGATTTCATCGATCGACCTTTCTCTGATTACCAATATTTGAATAGTTGGAAGCATGTGGTGACTACAAAGATATTACTGGATGAGAGATAAGTTATACATCACTAGGCATATGAAATGTCCTGAATAATTCACTGAAACAACACACCAGGGTGCCGTAATACAAAGCGATCATAGCGATAAGGTGTCCTTAACTCCCATATCTTAACGTAGTCTAAGACTTAAGGTAGCCTAAGGTTGATTTGAACAACGACTCCCTGTTAATAGTGGGAAGCCCTAGTAAacctgtcactgtgatgactgaTACTATATGTCACTAAGCCTTTGAAATATGTTATACTGGCTGTCGAACAATCATCGCCACATTTTATGGGTATTTCTAATATTACTCCCCCGTTCGTTAAACCGTATAATTCACTTAAAACACCACACCTGTAAACATACCAATATTTCATCTGAACTGTTTCAAGCTTttggatccgtgaaggtcccggggtagaataggccttcagcaacccatgcttaccataaaaggcgactatgcttttcgtaagaggcgactaatgggatcgggtggtcacgctcacTGACCTAGTTGattcatgtcatcggttcccagttgctcagatcgatgctcatgatgttggtcactggattgtctggtccagattatttacagaccgctaccacacagctggaatattgctgagtgcggcataaaactaaactcactcactcactcactttaagctTTTGGACTGAATATAAGTTTAGAAAATATCTACCTCTGTTTCTCTGTCTTTAAAGTCCACCGCTAGCCACGGCATGGTCGAAAAATATTCGTCGAAATCTTCTTTCTCTTCATCCGAGCTGAGATATACCACCTGAAGGACGCAATCTTGTTTTGCAGAGGTCACGTGGTTGAAGAATGCGAGaagttgctttgtgaaatgtcGACAGGGAGGGCACCACTGGGCACCAAAATACAGACCTGCAGGAACCAGTTTCATGTGTTTATTTAATTCTTGAAACTCAAACTTGAATTTGTTCATCAGTGGTAAAGCAGATTATTTCAACAgatgcacatgtatatattttgacatgtattCCATTTAGCCTAATGTTGTGTGACATGTGTCACACCATGCTCCATTCAGCCTACTGTTGTGTGACATGTGTCACAGCATGCTCCATTCAGCCTACTGTTGTGTGAAATATATCACACCATGCTCTATTCAGCCTACTGTTGTGTGACATCTGTCACACCATGCTCCATTCAGCCTCCTGTTGTGTTACATGTATCACACCATGCTCCATTCAGCCTAATCTTGTGTGACATTTATCACACCATGCACGTGAAGCAGAACCAAATGTGCACTTACCCACCACAGTTCCCTCCTTGGTCAGCGACACGGGGTCAACCCTCTGACCATTTCCGTCTACCAATGAGTCTCCAAGAAGTTCCACAACGGAATTCATGCTCTATACAGAAACTGGTCCGATCCCCGTCGTGACAGTCAGCTGCCAAGAGCTACACTTGGAACTCTGATGTAGTCGGAACCCCTTCGCTGATAAAGGTTAGATGTGATAATGACCATTAACACTGTTGTACGGCTTCCTGGTGTTCGAATTATGTAAGGATTCTCCTCTCATTCAGGATGCATTTACATGAAATTGCTCTCTATATAAGGCGTTAATGCAGTAACACACTGACTAGGTTCACCAACAGGGGTTCTAACTTAATTATGAATCCGAATATCCGTTACGAATGTATTATACTGGACGGTATTGCTGCCTCAAGCCAATGGACGTATCACCAGTACAATACTAATTTAGTTACTAGTTCAGTGTTCGTTTACAAATTGTTCGTGGTACACAACCATAATCCAGCCGTATCGTCCGAATGAAATAATTAATCACGCTTCATTTTACATCTAATCTCAGTGTCATGTATAGGAAACAGAGTTTGACGTTACCATAGCAACGTGCCTGCGCGAGTACGAAACGGAATACAAAATGGGAGTCGCGTCACAGATGTGTGTCAACTGGGTTGAATGTACACATGTGTGTATATAACAGGAAACAGCTCACGTCCTGCAGGACATGACAGCACTGCTTATCTTACTGTTAAAATCTGTTGTTAGTATTCTGTCTCCAGTACGAGTGAAGTTCAAGTTTTGAAGAACATGCAGTTTGGAAATCTGGTTGTCATACTATCGATTGTGCTctaagtgagtgaatggatttagttttatgccgcgttaaaaatatttcagcaaaatcaagGCAGTGGACACTAGAGGTGGGCTTTACATACCGCACCCatgtagggattcgaacccgagtTTCGGCgttaaccacatggctaccccaccgtcgcATCGCTACT
The nucleotide sequence above comes from Haliotis asinina isolate JCU_RB_2024 chromosome 5, JCU_Hal_asi_v2, whole genome shotgun sequence. Encoded proteins:
- the LOC137284191 gene encoding tryparedoxin-like; this encodes MNSVVELLGDSLVDGNGQRVDPVSLTKEGTVVGLYFGAQWCPPCRHFTKQLLAFFNHVTSAKQDCVLQVVYLSSDEEKEDFDEYFSTMPWLAVDFKDRETEARVSKHFNIVGLPTLILIDGATGDIITERGASLIREDPEGERFPWRKDSE